The following proteins are encoded in a genomic region of Nicotiana sylvestris chromosome 4, ASM39365v2, whole genome shotgun sequence:
- the LOC104223433 gene encoding serine/threonine-protein kinase MPS1 isoform X1 — translation MESETANLLERQPAAAGTKPISIRPSESANVSRSFTTATPSSSSSSQSDLIRHIQAIKRPRPLGTMQSNVLMPRRSVAPQRGASKGSTLNTDCALDTKKTQDEISLSHRLMECISQPKNIGSVTVEAQEDAMLPSEYGSTVDAHEENYNSFNSLRDQPRSFTGRRSNITAASSVTECEHILLAEGQKRVHFAAESTSKSQGSDKMDWDVGNQMEAVTAASQVLRDQNIQSTDVDGNRNSSLLENRTLGAADQIHQFRNFLRSDLSHPMTQASVVGSSCTTTTLINSTSAHMLNSTTYCSQPHLTSNSMESLGEPKLKSEHQMQPSYPFPKHENRFSVDQTAVAVASSTIGTDSEFKRPNLAEGQKSSMPITGDMPKDTSPLEDNSAKECVTDIQSEAPLSKVSSSNVKLEPSKSKKEEKSIGSKAPSSSRKKSYDPDTFFKVNGKHYQRLGKIGSGGSSEVHKVIASDCSIYALKKIKLKGRDYATSYGFCQEIEYLKRLKGKNNIIQLIDYEVTDKRLLDEVMNGSMSNNESRVKEDGYIYMVLEYGEIDLAHMLSQKWKELDDSDSIIDENWLRFYWQQILLAVNTIHEERIVHSDLKPANFLLVRGSLKLIDFGIAKAIMSDTTNIQRDSQVGTLSYMSPEAFMCNETDANGNTIKCGRPSDIWSLGCILYQMVYGRTPFAEYKTFWAKFKVITDPNHEITYEPLSNPWLLDLMKKCLAWDRNERWRIPQLLQHPFLVPPVPPQLPAPPEQSCTLLQLIAKSCENDGKASMLCMQLQNLLVHPSQISHEALTVCQYQKLLCDVSALCLQLQKQLGNTERGTKM, via the exons CGTCAGCCGTTCGTTTACAACAGCGACGCCTTCATCTTCCTCATCTTCTCAGTCGGATTTAATCCGTCACATTCAAGCCATCAAACGCCCTCGTCCGCTCG GTACAATGCAGTCAAATGTTCTTATGCCAAGGAGATCGGTGGCTCCTCAGCGGGGAGCCTCAAAAGGCTCTACTTTGAATACAGATTGTGCACTTGATACAAAGAAGACCCAAGATGAGATTTCTCTGAGTCACAGGCTAATGGAATGTATTTCACAACCAAAGAACATTggctctgttactgttgaagctCAAGAGGATGCGATGCTACCTTCAGAATATGGTTCCACTGTGGATGCACATGAAGAGAATTATAATTCTTTCAACAGTTTGAGAGATCAACCCAGATCCTTTACTGGTCGTAGAAGCAACATCACAGCTGCTTCCTCGGTTACAGAGTGTGAACATATTTTATTGGCTGAAGGGCAGAAGAGGGTCCATTTTGCTGCTGAAAGCACTTCCAAGTCGCAGGGTAGTGATA AAATGGATTGGGATGTAGGCAATCAGATGGAGGCTGTGACTGCTGCTAGCCAAGTCTTGAGAGATCAAAATATCCAAAGCACAGATGTGGATGGTAACAGGAATTCTTCTCTATTGGAAAATAGAACATTAGGAGCTGCAGATCAGATTCACCAATTCAGGAACTTCTTACGGAGTGATTTGAGCCATCCTATGACTCAAGCTTCAGTCGTTGGGTCATCTTGCACTACGACAACATTGATAAACTCCACATCTGCTCACATGCTAAACTCAACAACCTATTGTTCTCAACCTCATCTAACGAGCAACTCTATGGAGTCTCTGGGGGAACCTAAACTTAAATCTGAACATCAGATGCAGCCGTCATATCCTTTTCCAAAGCATGAAAACAGATTTTCAGTTGATCAGACTGCTGTGGCAGTAGCTAGTTCTACCATTGGAACTGATTCAGAATTTAAGAGACCTAATCTGGCTGAAGGACAAAAGAGTAGTATGCCGATTACAGGTGACATGCCTAAAGATACTTCCCCTCTTGAAGATAACTCAGCCAAAGAATGTGTCACCGATATACAATCAGAAGCTCCCTTGTCAAAAGTTTCATCTTCCAATGTGAAGTTGGAACCTTCTAAGtctaaaaaggaagaaaaaagcaTAGGCAGTAAGGCGCCATCTTCTTCTCGTAAAAAAAGTTATGATCCTGATACTTTTTTCAAAGTTAATGGAAAGCATTACCAAAGGCTTGGAAAGATAGGTAGTGGTGGAAGTAGTGAGGTCCACAAAGTCATTGCATCAGATTGCTCAATTTATGCTTTGAAGAAAATCAAGCTTAAAGGTCGTGACTATGCTACTTCATATGGGTTTTGTCAGGAAATTGAGTATTTAAAGAGACTGAAGGGCAAGAACAACATTATTCAACTAATTGACTATGAG GTCACAGATAAGAGGTTACTAGATGAAGTCATGAATGGTTCGATGAGTAATAATGAAAGCAGAGTCAAAGAAGACGGATACATATACATGGTTCTCGAATACGGTGAAATTGATTTGGCTCATATGCTATCTCAAAAATGGAAGGAACTAGATGACTCGGATTCAATTATAGATGAAAACTGGCTTCGATTTTACTGGCAG CAAATACTTCTTGCTGTTAACACCATACATGAGGAACGGATAGTCCACTCGGACCTAAAGCCAGCTAATTTCCTTCTTGTCCGAGGCTCACTAAAGCTGATTGATTTTGGTATAGCGAAGGCTATAATGAGTGACACAACCAACATCCAACGTGATTCACAG GTGGGTACTTTAAGCTACATGTCCCCTGAAGCCTTTATGTGTAATGAGACAGATGCAAATGGCAATACCATTAAGTGTGGTCGGCCCTCAGATATCTGGTCATTAGGATGTATCCTTTACCAAATGGTTTATGGGAGAACACCCTTTGCAGAATACAAAACTTTCTGGGCGAAATTCAAAGTTATAACGGATCCAAACCATGAAATCACATATGAACCTTTGTCCAACCCCTGGCTACTTGATCTTATGAAGAAGTGTCTAGCATGGGACCGAAATGAAAGATGGAGGATTCCTCAACTACTCCAACATCCTTTCCTTGTTCCCCCTGTTCCGCCACAGTTACCTGCTCCTCCGGAGCAAAGCTGTACACTGCTTCAGTTAATTGCTAAATCATGTGAAAATGATGGAAAGGCATCGATGCTATGTATGCAACTCCAAAATTTACTAGTGCACCCCAGTCAAATATCTCATGAGGCATTAACTGTATGCCAATACCAGAAGTTGCTGTGTGATGTGTCAGCACTCTGTCTTCAACTCCAAAAACAGTTGGGAAACACAGAAAGAGGCACAAAGATGTAA
- the LOC104223433 gene encoding serine/threonine-protein kinase MPS1 isoform X2: MESETANLLERQPAAAGTKPISIRPSESANVSRSFTTATPSSSSSSQSDLIRHIQAIKRPRPLGTMQSNVLMPRRSVAPQRGASKGSTLNTDCALDTKKTQDEISLSHRLMECISQPKNIGSVTVEAQEDAMLPSEYGSTVDAHEENYNSFNSLRDQPRSFTGRRSNITAASSVTECEHILLAEGQKRVHFAAESTSKSQEMDWDVGNQMEAVTAASQVLRDQNIQSTDVDGNRNSSLLENRTLGAADQIHQFRNFLRSDLSHPMTQASVVGSSCTTTTLINSTSAHMLNSTTYCSQPHLTSNSMESLGEPKLKSEHQMQPSYPFPKHENRFSVDQTAVAVASSTIGTDSEFKRPNLAEGQKSSMPITGDMPKDTSPLEDNSAKECVTDIQSEAPLSKVSSSNVKLEPSKSKKEEKSIGSKAPSSSRKKSYDPDTFFKVNGKHYQRLGKIGSGGSSEVHKVIASDCSIYALKKIKLKGRDYATSYGFCQEIEYLKRLKGKNNIIQLIDYEVTDKRLLDEVMNGSMSNNESRVKEDGYIYMVLEYGEIDLAHMLSQKWKELDDSDSIIDENWLRFYWQQILLAVNTIHEERIVHSDLKPANFLLVRGSLKLIDFGIAKAIMSDTTNIQRDSQVGTLSYMSPEAFMCNETDANGNTIKCGRPSDIWSLGCILYQMVYGRTPFAEYKTFWAKFKVITDPNHEITYEPLSNPWLLDLMKKCLAWDRNERWRIPQLLQHPFLVPPVPPQLPAPPEQSCTLLQLIAKSCENDGKASMLCMQLQNLLVHPSQISHEALTVCQYQKLLCDVSALCLQLQKQLGNTERGTKM, from the exons CGTCAGCCGTTCGTTTACAACAGCGACGCCTTCATCTTCCTCATCTTCTCAGTCGGATTTAATCCGTCACATTCAAGCCATCAAACGCCCTCGTCCGCTCG GTACAATGCAGTCAAATGTTCTTATGCCAAGGAGATCGGTGGCTCCTCAGCGGGGAGCCTCAAAAGGCTCTACTTTGAATACAGATTGTGCACTTGATACAAAGAAGACCCAAGATGAGATTTCTCTGAGTCACAGGCTAATGGAATGTATTTCACAACCAAAGAACATTggctctgttactgttgaagctCAAGAGGATGCGATGCTACCTTCAGAATATGGTTCCACTGTGGATGCACATGAAGAGAATTATAATTCTTTCAACAGTTTGAGAGATCAACCCAGATCCTTTACTGGTCGTAGAAGCAACATCACAGCTGCTTCCTCGGTTACAGAGTGTGAACATATTTTATTGGCTGAAGGGCAGAAGAGGGTCCATTTTGCTGCTGAAAGCACTTCCAAGTCGCAGG AAATGGATTGGGATGTAGGCAATCAGATGGAGGCTGTGACTGCTGCTAGCCAAGTCTTGAGAGATCAAAATATCCAAAGCACAGATGTGGATGGTAACAGGAATTCTTCTCTATTGGAAAATAGAACATTAGGAGCTGCAGATCAGATTCACCAATTCAGGAACTTCTTACGGAGTGATTTGAGCCATCCTATGACTCAAGCTTCAGTCGTTGGGTCATCTTGCACTACGACAACATTGATAAACTCCACATCTGCTCACATGCTAAACTCAACAACCTATTGTTCTCAACCTCATCTAACGAGCAACTCTATGGAGTCTCTGGGGGAACCTAAACTTAAATCTGAACATCAGATGCAGCCGTCATATCCTTTTCCAAAGCATGAAAACAGATTTTCAGTTGATCAGACTGCTGTGGCAGTAGCTAGTTCTACCATTGGAACTGATTCAGAATTTAAGAGACCTAATCTGGCTGAAGGACAAAAGAGTAGTATGCCGATTACAGGTGACATGCCTAAAGATACTTCCCCTCTTGAAGATAACTCAGCCAAAGAATGTGTCACCGATATACAATCAGAAGCTCCCTTGTCAAAAGTTTCATCTTCCAATGTGAAGTTGGAACCTTCTAAGtctaaaaaggaagaaaaaagcaTAGGCAGTAAGGCGCCATCTTCTTCTCGTAAAAAAAGTTATGATCCTGATACTTTTTTCAAAGTTAATGGAAAGCATTACCAAAGGCTTGGAAAGATAGGTAGTGGTGGAAGTAGTGAGGTCCACAAAGTCATTGCATCAGATTGCTCAATTTATGCTTTGAAGAAAATCAAGCTTAAAGGTCGTGACTATGCTACTTCATATGGGTTTTGTCAGGAAATTGAGTATTTAAAGAGACTGAAGGGCAAGAACAACATTATTCAACTAATTGACTATGAG GTCACAGATAAGAGGTTACTAGATGAAGTCATGAATGGTTCGATGAGTAATAATGAAAGCAGAGTCAAAGAAGACGGATACATATACATGGTTCTCGAATACGGTGAAATTGATTTGGCTCATATGCTATCTCAAAAATGGAAGGAACTAGATGACTCGGATTCAATTATAGATGAAAACTGGCTTCGATTTTACTGGCAG CAAATACTTCTTGCTGTTAACACCATACATGAGGAACGGATAGTCCACTCGGACCTAAAGCCAGCTAATTTCCTTCTTGTCCGAGGCTCACTAAAGCTGATTGATTTTGGTATAGCGAAGGCTATAATGAGTGACACAACCAACATCCAACGTGATTCACAG GTGGGTACTTTAAGCTACATGTCCCCTGAAGCCTTTATGTGTAATGAGACAGATGCAAATGGCAATACCATTAAGTGTGGTCGGCCCTCAGATATCTGGTCATTAGGATGTATCCTTTACCAAATGGTTTATGGGAGAACACCCTTTGCAGAATACAAAACTTTCTGGGCGAAATTCAAAGTTATAACGGATCCAAACCATGAAATCACATATGAACCTTTGTCCAACCCCTGGCTACTTGATCTTATGAAGAAGTGTCTAGCATGGGACCGAAATGAAAGATGGAGGATTCCTCAACTACTCCAACATCCTTTCCTTGTTCCCCCTGTTCCGCCACAGTTACCTGCTCCTCCGGAGCAAAGCTGTACACTGCTTCAGTTAATTGCTAAATCATGTGAAAATGATGGAAAGGCATCGATGCTATGTATGCAACTCCAAAATTTACTAGTGCACCCCAGTCAAATATCTCATGAGGCATTAACTGTATGCCAATACCAGAAGTTGCTGTGTGATGTGTCAGCACTCTGTCTTCAACTCCAAAAACAGTTGGGAAACACAGAAAGAGGCACAAAGATGTAA
- the LOC104223433 gene encoding serine/threonine-protein kinase MPS1 isoform X3 yields MESETANLLERQPAAAGTKPISIRPSESANVSRSFTTATPSSSSSSQSDLIRHIQAIKRPRPLGTMQSNVLMPRRSVAPQRGASKGSTLNTDCALDTKKTQDEISLSHRLMECISQPKNIGSVTVEAQEDAMLPSEYGSTVDAHEENYNSFNSLRDQPRSFTGRRSNITAASSVTECEHILLAEGQKRVHFAAESTSKSQGSDKMDWDVGNQMEAVTAASQVLRDQNIQSTDVDGNRNSSLLENRTLGAADQIHQFRNFLRSDLSHPMTQASVVGSSCTTTTLINSTSAHMLNSTTYCSQPHLTSNSMESLGEPKLKSEHQMQPSYPFPKHENRFSVDQTAVAVASSTIGTDSEFKRPNLAEGQKSSMPITGDMPKDTSPLEDNSAKECVTDIQSEAPLSKVSSSNVKLEPSKSKKEEKSIGSKAPSSSRKKSYDPDTFFKVNGKHYQRLGKIGSGGSSEVHKVIASDCSIYALKKIKLKGRDYATSYGFCQEIEYLKRLKGKNNIIQLIDYEQILLAVNTIHEERIVHSDLKPANFLLVRGSLKLIDFGIAKAIMSDTTNIQRDSQVGTLSYMSPEAFMCNETDANGNTIKCGRPSDIWSLGCILYQMVYGRTPFAEYKTFWAKFKVITDPNHEITYEPLSNPWLLDLMKKCLAWDRNERWRIPQLLQHPFLVPPVPPQLPAPPEQSCTLLQLIAKSCENDGKASMLCMQLQNLLVHPSQISHEALTVCQYQKLLCDVSALCLQLQKQLGNTERGTKM; encoded by the exons CGTCAGCCGTTCGTTTACAACAGCGACGCCTTCATCTTCCTCATCTTCTCAGTCGGATTTAATCCGTCACATTCAAGCCATCAAACGCCCTCGTCCGCTCG GTACAATGCAGTCAAATGTTCTTATGCCAAGGAGATCGGTGGCTCCTCAGCGGGGAGCCTCAAAAGGCTCTACTTTGAATACAGATTGTGCACTTGATACAAAGAAGACCCAAGATGAGATTTCTCTGAGTCACAGGCTAATGGAATGTATTTCACAACCAAAGAACATTggctctgttactgttgaagctCAAGAGGATGCGATGCTACCTTCAGAATATGGTTCCACTGTGGATGCACATGAAGAGAATTATAATTCTTTCAACAGTTTGAGAGATCAACCCAGATCCTTTACTGGTCGTAGAAGCAACATCACAGCTGCTTCCTCGGTTACAGAGTGTGAACATATTTTATTGGCTGAAGGGCAGAAGAGGGTCCATTTTGCTGCTGAAAGCACTTCCAAGTCGCAGGGTAGTGATA AAATGGATTGGGATGTAGGCAATCAGATGGAGGCTGTGACTGCTGCTAGCCAAGTCTTGAGAGATCAAAATATCCAAAGCACAGATGTGGATGGTAACAGGAATTCTTCTCTATTGGAAAATAGAACATTAGGAGCTGCAGATCAGATTCACCAATTCAGGAACTTCTTACGGAGTGATTTGAGCCATCCTATGACTCAAGCTTCAGTCGTTGGGTCATCTTGCACTACGACAACATTGATAAACTCCACATCTGCTCACATGCTAAACTCAACAACCTATTGTTCTCAACCTCATCTAACGAGCAACTCTATGGAGTCTCTGGGGGAACCTAAACTTAAATCTGAACATCAGATGCAGCCGTCATATCCTTTTCCAAAGCATGAAAACAGATTTTCAGTTGATCAGACTGCTGTGGCAGTAGCTAGTTCTACCATTGGAACTGATTCAGAATTTAAGAGACCTAATCTGGCTGAAGGACAAAAGAGTAGTATGCCGATTACAGGTGACATGCCTAAAGATACTTCCCCTCTTGAAGATAACTCAGCCAAAGAATGTGTCACCGATATACAATCAGAAGCTCCCTTGTCAAAAGTTTCATCTTCCAATGTGAAGTTGGAACCTTCTAAGtctaaaaaggaagaaaaaagcaTAGGCAGTAAGGCGCCATCTTCTTCTCGTAAAAAAAGTTATGATCCTGATACTTTTTTCAAAGTTAATGGAAAGCATTACCAAAGGCTTGGAAAGATAGGTAGTGGTGGAAGTAGTGAGGTCCACAAAGTCATTGCATCAGATTGCTCAATTTATGCTTTGAAGAAAATCAAGCTTAAAGGTCGTGACTATGCTACTTCATATGGGTTTTGTCAGGAAATTGAGTATTTAAAGAGACTGAAGGGCAAGAACAACATTATTCAACTAATTGACTATGAG CAAATACTTCTTGCTGTTAACACCATACATGAGGAACGGATAGTCCACTCGGACCTAAAGCCAGCTAATTTCCTTCTTGTCCGAGGCTCACTAAAGCTGATTGATTTTGGTATAGCGAAGGCTATAATGAGTGACACAACCAACATCCAACGTGATTCACAG GTGGGTACTTTAAGCTACATGTCCCCTGAAGCCTTTATGTGTAATGAGACAGATGCAAATGGCAATACCATTAAGTGTGGTCGGCCCTCAGATATCTGGTCATTAGGATGTATCCTTTACCAAATGGTTTATGGGAGAACACCCTTTGCAGAATACAAAACTTTCTGGGCGAAATTCAAAGTTATAACGGATCCAAACCATGAAATCACATATGAACCTTTGTCCAACCCCTGGCTACTTGATCTTATGAAGAAGTGTCTAGCATGGGACCGAAATGAAAGATGGAGGATTCCTCAACTACTCCAACATCCTTTCCTTGTTCCCCCTGTTCCGCCACAGTTACCTGCTCCTCCGGAGCAAAGCTGTACACTGCTTCAGTTAATTGCTAAATCATGTGAAAATGATGGAAAGGCATCGATGCTATGTATGCAACTCCAAAATTTACTAGTGCACCCCAGTCAAATATCTCATGAGGCATTAACTGTATGCCAATACCAGAAGTTGCTGTGTGATGTGTCAGCACTCTGTCTTCAACTCCAAAAACAGTTGGGAAACACAGAAAGAGGCACAAAGATGTAA